The Spirosoma radiotolerans genome has a window encoding:
- a CDS encoding MBL fold metallo-hydrolase encodes MIQYLMPTTLSFLALSSLLFTISACAPRYKGPITDHFNGKKFFNPGMPERTSGGVLKWLLHRDKGPWPEQPDAFVGARPATRVEGNSLVLTFVNHSTFLIQTAGLNILTDPVWSKRVGPTSWLGIKRKRPPGLRLEELPPIDVVLLSHNHYDHLDLPTIKKLVKAHNPLFVTPLGVSYLPRSVDGRIAQELDWNDTLRVNDNLLISCTQAQHFSNRGIGDREETLWCGYLLHTSFGTTYFCGDSGYGPHFKKIAEQAQRSTTGPIKLALLPIGSYRPEWFMAPVHVSPAGAVQAFVDLRAPQAVGIHFGTFQQGDDGLAEPADDLRKALLAAKIPENQFLVPKEGHPMVFK; translated from the coding sequence ATGATTCAGTACCTGATGCCTACAACCTTATCATTCCTGGCACTGTCGAGCTTGCTCTTCACCATATCGGCCTGTGCACCCCGGTATAAAGGTCCGATCACGGATCATTTTAACGGCAAGAAATTTTTCAATCCGGGTATGCCCGAACGCACATCGGGTGGTGTGTTGAAGTGGTTGCTACACCGCGATAAAGGACCCTGGCCGGAGCAGCCTGATGCCTTTGTGGGGGCTCGGCCTGCCACGCGTGTCGAGGGGAATAGTCTGGTACTGACGTTTGTCAATCACTCCACGTTCCTCATTCAAACGGCGGGGTTAAACATTCTCACGGACCCTGTCTGGTCAAAACGGGTAGGGCCAACATCGTGGTTGGGCATTAAACGGAAACGACCGCCGGGGCTTCGACTGGAGGAGTTGCCTCCCATTGACGTGGTCTTACTGAGCCATAATCACTACGACCACCTTGACCTACCGACGATCAAAAAACTGGTCAAGGCACACAATCCGCTGTTCGTGACCCCGCTCGGCGTGTCCTATTTGCCCCGCTCGGTCGACGGACGTATTGCGCAGGAGCTTGACTGGAACGATACCTTACGAGTGAATGATAACCTTTTGATCAGTTGCACACAGGCTCAGCACTTCAGCAATCGGGGTATTGGCGATCGGGAGGAAACGCTCTGGTGTGGCTACCTGCTTCATACAAGTTTCGGGACCACTTACTTTTGCGGGGATAGTGGCTACGGTCCTCATTTTAAAAAGATCGCTGAGCAGGCCCAAAGGTCAACGACCGGCCCCATCAAACTGGCCCTGCTGCCCATTGGGTCCTACCGACCCGAGTGGTTCATGGCTCCCGTTCACGTTTCGCCAGCGGGCGCTGTGCAGGCTTTTGTTGATTTGAGGGCACCACAAGCCGTAGGTATTCACTTTGGCACTTTTCAGCAGGGAGATGATGGCCTGGCCGAACCTGCGGATGATTTACGGAAAGCATTACTGGCGGCAAAAATTCCAGAAAACCAGTTTCTGGTGCCGAAAGAAGGGCATCCGATGGTGTTTAAGTAG
- a CDS encoding methylated-DNA--[protein]-cysteine S-methyltransferase gives MTTVFESPLGLVRVTGDEEGVSVISCTEVPADKTTLDIPLPTPVEQAVNQLKAYFAGERHTFDFLMKPVGTAFQQSVWQALLEVPFGTTLSYLTLSRRIGDEKAIRAVAAANGRNPLWIVVPCHRIIGSDGSLTGYAGGLWRKKWLLEHEGAFARSGQLSLF, from the coding sequence ATGACCACCGTTTTTGAATCACCACTGGGTTTAGTTCGTGTTACGGGCGATGAAGAGGGTGTTTCGGTTATCTCCTGCACGGAGGTCCCGGCCGACAAAACCACGCTGGATATTCCGTTGCCGACACCCGTCGAACAGGCTGTTAATCAGCTAAAAGCTTATTTCGCCGGGGAGCGACACACGTTTGACTTTCTGATGAAGCCGGTTGGTACGGCTTTTCAGCAGTCAGTTTGGCAGGCCTTGCTGGAGGTCCCGTTTGGGACCACACTTTCCTATCTGACTCTGAGTCGGCGCATCGGCGACGAGAAAGCGATTCGGGCCGTAGCAGCAGCTAATGGCCGCAATCCACTCTGGATCGTGGTACCCTGCCATCGCATAATTGGTTCCGATGGGTCGCTGACGGGCTACGCTGGTGGACTATGGCGTAAGAAATGGTTGCTGGAGCATGAAGGCGCCTTTGCCCGGTCTGGTCAATTATCGCTGTTTTGA
- a CDS encoding GNAT family N-acetyltransferase, producing the protein MTVRLAAAADLPALMHLIRHVVPLMRQSGNFQWDDHYPNHAVFEADIARNQLWVAIIDGLLAGVAAITEDQEPEYAQVGFDLNQRAIVTHRLAVDPAFRGRGVAAALLDQAEQVALERGIAYLRIDTNSENQITQKLFPKLGYRYAGEIALSFRPGLRFLAYEKKL; encoded by the coding sequence ATGACTGTTCGCCTGGCCGCGGCTGCTGATTTACCCGCGCTGATGCACCTCATCCGCCACGTTGTTCCCCTGATGCGTCAATCCGGTAATTTCCAATGGGATGACCACTACCCTAATCATGCCGTATTCGAAGCGGACATTGCCAGGAATCAACTTTGGGTAGCCATTATCGATGGATTACTGGCGGGCGTAGCGGCCATTACAGAGGACCAGGAACCCGAATACGCACAGGTGGGCTTTGACCTGAACCAGCGCGCGATTGTCACTCATCGGCTGGCGGTCGACCCGGCTTTCCGGGGGCGGGGTGTAGCAGCCGCCCTATTGGACCAGGCTGAACAGGTGGCACTGGAACGCGGCATCGCCTATCTGCGAATAGATACGAACTCGGAGAACCAGATTACACAAAAGCTTTTCCCCAAGCTTGGCTATCGATATGCAGGCGAAATCGCCCTTAGTTTCCGGCCAGGACTACGTTTTCTGGCGTACGAAAAGAAGCTATAA
- a CDS encoding PQQ-dependent sugar dehydrogenase has product MNQLIMLSKTIIAFLISLTATSGVAWIVAAACQSSSQLNSMTPDSTGSNTNAGTLAAKVVNAYPKLTFSSPVEYTHADDGTNRVFVIEQEGKIRVFDNDPNTATAGTYLDIRNKVASGGEMGLLGLAFHPDFKKNGFFYVNYTKDNPRETIVSRFKASSANASQVDPASEVILFRFAQPYANHNGGKTLFGPDGYLYVSTGDGGSGGDPQNNGQNKSSWLGKILRVDVNSTEKGNYGIPADNPFKGNSKGYREEIFAYGLRNPWRVSFDDEGHLWAGDVGQDKIEEVDIITKGGNYGWRVKEANADFNAKDNVVNEAELIPPVYQYSHSKGDVSITGGVVYRGSANPSLRGKYIFADYASGRVWALTPNGNKTATAQELMSRAGAISAFGEDQKKEIYLCDLGTGKILKLVGN; this is encoded by the coding sequence ATGAATCAACTTATTATGCTCAGTAAAACTATCATTGCGTTTTTGATTTCACTGACGGCTACGTCGGGTGTCGCCTGGATTGTGGCGGCCGCCTGCCAGTCATCGAGTCAATTGAACTCAATGACGCCGGACTCCACAGGTAGCAATACAAACGCCGGTACTTTAGCCGCCAAGGTTGTTAATGCGTATCCAAAATTGACGTTCTCGTCGCCCGTTGAATATACACATGCCGACGACGGCACAAACCGGGTCTTTGTCATTGAACAGGAAGGTAAAATTCGGGTATTTGATAACGATCCCAATACAGCCACAGCCGGTACGTATCTGGACATTCGCAATAAGGTCGCATCGGGTGGCGAAATGGGGCTATTAGGTCTTGCCTTCCACCCCGACTTCAAAAAGAATGGCTTTTTCTACGTCAACTACACCAAGGACAACCCACGCGAAACAATTGTAAGCCGTTTCAAGGCGTCGTCGGCCAATGCGTCGCAGGTTGACCCGGCTTCCGAGGTGATTCTGTTTCGATTTGCACAACCCTACGCGAATCATAATGGTGGCAAGACCCTGTTTGGGCCCGATGGGTACTTATATGTGTCTACTGGCGACGGCGGCAGCGGGGGCGACCCACAGAACAACGGACAGAACAAAAGCAGCTGGCTCGGCAAGATTCTGCGTGTCGATGTGAACAGCACCGAAAAAGGGAATTATGGTATTCCGGCTGACAATCCCTTCAAAGGAAACAGCAAAGGCTATCGGGAAGAGATATTCGCTTATGGCCTTCGCAATCCATGGCGGGTTAGCTTCGATGATGAAGGCCACTTATGGGCGGGCGATGTTGGTCAGGACAAGATTGAAGAGGTGGATATCATCACGAAAGGCGGCAACTACGGCTGGCGAGTCAAAGAGGCCAATGCCGATTTCAACGCAAAGGATAATGTCGTGAATGAGGCCGAGTTAATTCCTCCTGTCTATCAGTATAGCCACAGTAAAGGCGACGTCTCCATTACGGGTGGCGTTGTCTATAGAGGGTCGGCCAACCCGTCGCTTCGCGGGAAGTATATTTTTGCCGATTATGCCAGCGGGCGCGTATGGGCGCTAACCCCAAACGGGAATAAAACGGCTACTGCGCAGGAACTTATGTCACGAGCTGGGGCTATTTCGGCCTTTGGTGAAGACCAGAAAAAAGAGATTTACCTTTGTGATTTAGGCACCGGAAAGATCCTGAAACTGGTTGGGAATTGA
- a CDS encoding Uma2 family endonuclease: MELEFPVVLKKLEVMTDDEFFAFCQANDSLELERDKNGNIVIVSPTGSKTGLRNVTLVGELYAWNKYHEFGYVFDSSTGFKLPNGATRSPDVAWIQKDRWEAIPEEQQEKFAPLCPDFVIELRSASDDLTYLQNKMEEYRENGCQLGWLIDRKGQQVFVYRPDQPVETIATFTQTLTAEPVLPGFTFDLTLLTR, encoded by the coding sequence ATGGAACTGGAATTTCCGGTAGTGCTTAAGAAGCTGGAGGTGATGACGGACGATGAATTCTTTGCATTCTGCCAGGCAAATGATTCGCTCGAATTAGAACGTGATAAAAATGGAAATATAGTAATCGTGTCACCAACAGGCTCAAAAACAGGCTTGCGTAATGTTACGCTCGTGGGCGAATTATACGCCTGGAACAAATACCATGAATTCGGGTACGTTTTCGATTCATCTACAGGCTTTAAATTGCCTAATGGAGCAACCCGTTCCCCGGATGTGGCCTGGATACAGAAAGACCGCTGGGAGGCAATTCCGGAAGAACAACAGGAAAAATTTGCCCCCCTTTGTCCTGATTTTGTAATCGAACTTCGTTCGGCCAGCGATGACCTGACCTATCTCCAGAATAAGATGGAAGAATACCGGGAAAACGGCTGCCAGTTGGGCTGGTTGATTGATCGGAAAGGCCAGCAAGTGTTTGTGTACCGCCCTGACCAGCCAGTTGAAACAATCGCTACGTTCACGCAAACTCTAACGGCTGAACCTGTACTTCCTGGCTTCACATTTGACTTGACGCTGTTAACTCGTTGA
- a CDS encoding SRPBCC family protein, protein MKLFRLGCYLTLVIGSFGFPLKAVRAQAQESWRLAKDKDQIQVYTRNIPGSRSTELKVECTMAGTQSQLVALLSDIANYKNVIYKTKSARLIRRVSETELLYYVVTSVPWPVSDRDMSVQLTFAQDPASKVLEVKGVGVPNLVAAQPNTVRIADWLAIWNVRPINKQRMQVTYTCRLDPGGDIPAWLDNVAAASSAYQSFVLIRNSLSLPRYQGKTFAFLSN, encoded by the coding sequence ATGAAGTTATTTCGGTTAGGATGCTATCTGACATTGGTGATTGGTAGCTTCGGTTTCCCTCTGAAAGCGGTTCGGGCGCAGGCGCAGGAAAGCTGGCGTTTGGCAAAAGATAAAGATCAGATACAGGTTTATACGCGCAATATACCCGGTAGCCGGTCGACCGAGTTGAAGGTCGAATGTACTATGGCTGGTACACAGAGTCAGTTAGTAGCGCTGCTATCCGACATTGCCAATTACAAGAACGTTATCTATAAAACGAAATCCGCGCGCTTGATTCGGCGGGTAAGCGAAACCGAGCTATTGTATTATGTTGTCACCTCCGTACCCTGGCCTGTGAGTGATCGCGACATGAGTGTCCAGTTGACATTTGCGCAGGACCCAGCCTCCAAAGTGCTGGAAGTGAAAGGGGTTGGTGTGCCTAACCTGGTGGCTGCTCAACCCAATACGGTACGCATCGCCGACTGGCTGGCCATCTGGAATGTTCGGCCTATAAATAAACAACGAATGCAGGTAACCTACACCTGCCGACTTGATCCGGGGGGCGATATTCCTGCCTGGCTCGATAACGTAGCTGCGGCTTCGAGCGCCTACCAATCGTTTGTCCTGATTCGAAACAGCTTGTCTTTACCGCGCTATCAGGGAAAAACCTTCGCCTTCTTGAGTAATTAA
- a CDS encoding TlpA disulfide reductase family protein, with protein MKTNSFVTFLLVMLAIPVVRAQFCFSPEQPQLGQVVSFTYSPQTTPLAADSTIEGRYVRYGAPNAMQLSQPTSVALTRVGNEYVGQLVLPKREVAGLMLLFRNSKQPKRADLNKGQLYVIPVCDATGRPVPHATGGQASVFTRSHFIYEAGAKYDPNWVVTLYEHEILQNPDLRPQYWSDLLAAQVKQRKPGYGPKVKAGIESYLASRPTPTSAELTTAAQLYESMGDFPKANALRERQKLIEPTGSLVQKDRSMAIRNESDWTRKKIAYQAFLTEFPTSSYLPALTVLMTDGYFKNNDIKGLITFVDQQPASHIDALMLNTMAFQLADERRSLPEAEVLIKRAMDVLKTQPKPKTAVGNWETEKQTRQRQLLNTYARTLEQQGKYTEAYPLYQAFINPDDIENSDPRVTERYFLCALRTNHVAEAQPMAEAAVQIGKATPSLKTALRDWYAKQPGNTVAKADAYLTNLEADLRADLRDELQQLLINEPAPAFSLTDLQGRTISSSAFKGKVIVLDFWATWCVPCIASFPAMQQAQTRFQSDPNVRFLFVNTREGGPVQRVHNFMNKNTYNFVVPLDTQQKVSNAYKVQGIPTKVVIGPDGRVRYRTIGYSGNPETTVNELSMVVEMLKEGK; from the coding sequence ATGAAGACCAACTCTTTCGTTACATTCCTTCTGGTTATGCTGGCCATACCCGTTGTCAGAGCGCAATTCTGCTTCTCGCCCGAACAGCCGCAGCTTGGGCAAGTGGTATCGTTTACGTACTCGCCCCAAACGACTCCACTGGCTGCCGACAGCACGATTGAAGGGCGCTATGTGCGTTACGGTGCCCCTAATGCCATGCAGTTGAGTCAACCGACAAGTGTAGCGCTGACACGCGTTGGCAATGAGTATGTTGGTCAGTTGGTGCTGCCCAAACGGGAGGTGGCAGGCCTGATGCTTCTTTTCAGGAACAGCAAACAACCCAAACGCGCAGACCTGAACAAAGGGCAGTTGTACGTCATTCCAGTTTGCGATGCCACAGGTCGGCCGGTTCCGCACGCAACCGGCGGGCAAGCTTCTGTATTTACCCGGAGTCATTTTATTTATGAAGCAGGTGCCAAATATGACCCGAACTGGGTGGTGACGCTCTACGAACACGAAATTCTGCAAAACCCAGACCTTCGCCCGCAATACTGGTCAGACCTCCTGGCCGCTCAGGTGAAGCAACGAAAGCCCGGCTACGGTCCGAAAGTAAAAGCAGGCATCGAATCTTACCTGGCCTCCCGCCCAACGCCAACCAGTGCCGAACTGACCACAGCAGCCCAGTTGTATGAAAGCATGGGCGACTTCCCGAAAGCGAACGCCCTGCGCGAACGCCAGAAACTGATCGAGCCAACGGGCTCACTGGTGCAGAAAGACCGGTCCATGGCCATCCGCAATGAGTCGGACTGGACCCGTAAGAAAATAGCCTATCAAGCTTTTCTGACGGAATTCCCTACCTCGTCGTACCTGCCCGCCCTGACGGTGCTGATGACCGATGGTTACTTTAAAAACAACGATATTAAAGGCTTGATCACGTTTGTGGATCAACAGCCTGCATCGCATATTGACGCGCTGATGCTGAATACGATGGCTTTTCAACTGGCCGACGAAAGACGCTCCTTACCCGAAGCTGAAGTGTTGATCAAGCGGGCAATGGATGTGCTGAAAACACAGCCTAAGCCCAAAACGGCGGTGGGAAACTGGGAAACGGAAAAGCAAACCCGGCAACGGCAATTGTTGAACACCTACGCCCGAACGCTGGAACAACAGGGTAAGTACACGGAAGCTTACCCACTTTATCAGGCGTTTATCAACCCCGATGATATCGAGAATAGCGACCCACGGGTTACAGAACGTTATTTTCTTTGCGCCCTGCGGACAAACCATGTGGCCGAAGCCCAGCCGATGGCCGAGGCTGCGGTTCAAATCGGGAAAGCGACGCCTAGTCTTAAAACGGCTCTCCGCGACTGGTACGCCAAACAGCCCGGCAACACCGTTGCCAAAGCGGATGCCTATCTGACCAATCTGGAAGCCGATCTGCGAGCCGACCTACGGGACGAACTTCAGCAACTGCTCATCAACGAACCGGCCCCAGCCTTTTCGCTAACCGATTTGCAGGGCCGAACCATCTCGTCGTCGGCCTTCAAGGGCAAGGTCATTGTGCTGGACTTCTGGGCGACGTGGTGTGTTCCCTGCATAGCTTCCTTTCCGGCCATGCAACAGGCCCAAACGCGGTTTCAGAGCGACCCGAATGTTCGGTTTTTGTTTGTCAACACGCGCGAAGGCGGGCCGGTGCAGCGCGTGCACAACTTCATGAACAAGAATACCTACAATTTCGTCGTGCCGCTCGATACGCAGCAAAAAGTATCGAACGCGTACAAAGTACAGGGCATACCAACTAAAGTTGTCATTGGACCCGATGGCCGTGTTCGCTACCGAACGATCGGTTATTCCGGCAACCCCGAAACAACGGTCAATGAGCTGAGTATGGTGGTGGAGATGCTGAAAGAAGGGAAATAA